In Phaeobacter gallaeciensis DSM 26640, a genomic segment contains:
- a CDS encoding PhoH family protein: MAIGTLTPSQEQDASHEALLEFPDNRLLIDLCGEYDRNLATLEQKLGVQIVRRGNQLSVLGEEAARDQAAAVLAALYDRLETGRSVEAGDIDRELRMGQEQVADPGSQLEMFRGGKVEIKTRKKLVEPRTDAQKAYVQSLFEHELAFGIGPAGTGKTYLAVAVGVSMFITGHVDKIILSRPAVEAGEKLGYLPGDMKDKVDPYMQPLYDALNDFLPGKQLAKLLEEKQIEIAPLAFMRGRTLSNAFVVLDEAQNATTMQMKMFLTRLGEGSRMVITGDRSQVDLPRGVASGLADAERLLSNIPKVSFNYFTSRDVVRHPLVAAIIEAYEADENSA; encoded by the coding sequence TTGGCCATTGGCACTTTGACCCCATCGCAGGAGCAGGATGCCTCCCACGAGGCGCTGCTTGAATTTCCCGATAACCGACTGTTGATTGATCTGTGCGGCGAATACGATCGCAATCTTGCAACGCTTGAGCAAAAGCTCGGTGTGCAGATCGTCCGGCGTGGCAACCAGCTTTCGGTGCTGGGCGAAGAAGCCGCACGGGATCAGGCCGCAGCTGTTTTGGCCGCGCTATATGATCGGTTGGAAACTGGTCGAAGCGTAGAGGCCGGCGATATTGATCGCGAGTTGCGGATGGGGCAGGAGCAGGTCGCCGATCCCGGTAGCCAGTTGGAGATGTTTCGGGGCGGCAAGGTCGAGATCAAGACCCGCAAGAAGCTGGTCGAGCCACGCACCGATGCACAAAAAGCCTATGTTCAGTCTCTGTTTGAACATGAACTGGCATTTGGCATCGGCCCGGCCGGTACCGGGAAAACCTATCTGGCCGTCGCCGTAGGGGTCAGTATGTTTATCACTGGCCATGTCGACAAGATTATTCTTAGCCGCCCTGCGGTGGAGGCCGGCGAGAAGCTTGGGTATCTGCCCGGTGATATGAAGGATAAGGTCGATCCCTATATGCAGCCGCTCTATGATGCGCTGAATGATTTCCTCCCGGGCAAGCAATTGGCGAAGCTGTTGGAAGAGAAACAGATCGAGATCGCACCGCTGGCCTTCATGCGGGGGCGCACGCTGTCCAATGCCTTTGTGGTGCTGGACGAGGCTCAGAATGCCACCACGATGCAGATGAAGATGTTCCTGACCCGTCTGGGCGAAGGATCGCGTATGGTCATCACTGGTGACCGCAGCCAGGTTGACCTGCCGCGTGGCGTGGCATCGGGGCTGGCGGATGCAGAACGCCTGCTAAGCAATATTCCCAAGGTGAGCTTTAACTACTTCACATCGCGTGATGTAGTGCGACATCCGCTTGTAGCCGCGATCATCGAGGCCTATGAGGCGGATGAAAACTCCGCCTGA
- a CDS encoding hemolysin family protein, protein MDDIDGSSNAAQGALENKSGADNSVAAAQSTGFLGRIFGSFAPAETEEDVTSGPDTRLPNQPHGMINLRRLRVEDVAIPAAEIVAIPVSTPKDELVQIFRESGFTRIPVYEGTLDTPIGFVHLKDFALMHGFNGTEADFGLEGMVRPLLFVPPSMTIGVLLTKMQAERRHMALVIDEYGGVDGLLTIEDLIEQVVGEIEDEHDAGEDQTWFREKQGCYIAQARTPLDEFENEIGRSLTSHEDVDGEEIDSLGGLVFMLSGRVPARGEVIQHPDGPEFEVMDADPRRIKRLRVRLPDCRDDH, encoded by the coding sequence ATGGACGATATAGACGGAAGTTCTAACGCAGCGCAGGGCGCGCTGGAGAACAAGAGCGGCGCTGACAACAGTGTCGCGGCTGCACAATCAACGGGATTTCTGGGGCGTATTTTCGGCTCCTTTGCCCCTGCCGAGACTGAAGAAGACGTGACTTCCGGTCCGGACACACGTCTACCAAACCAGCCGCATGGGATGATCAACCTCCGTCGCTTGCGGGTTGAGGATGTGGCCATTCCCGCAGCGGAGATTGTCGCGATCCCGGTTTCCACACCCAAGGATGAACTGGTTCAGATTTTCCGCGAAAGCGGTTTCACCCGGATCCCCGTCTATGAGGGCACGCTGGATACGCCCATCGGTTTTGTCCATCTCAAAGATTTCGCCCTGATGCATGGCTTCAATGGCACCGAAGCGGATTTCGGTCTCGAAGGCATGGTGCGGCCGCTTCTGTTTGTGCCGCCATCTATGACGATCGGTGTTCTGCTGACCAAGATGCAGGCGGAGCGGCGCCATATGGCGCTGGTGATTGATGAATATGGCGGAGTTGATGGCCTTCTGACCATCGAAGACCTGATCGAGCAGGTTGTCGGTGAGATTGAGGATGAACATGATGCCGGTGAGGATCAGACCTGGTTTCGTGAGAAGCAGGGGTGCTACATCGCACAGGCCCGTACCCCGCTGGATGAGTTCGAGAATGAAATCGGCCGGTCGCTGACAAGCCACGAGGATGTGGACGGTGAGGAGATCGATTCCCTTGGCGGGTTGGTTTTCATGCTGTCGGGACGGGTACCGGCACGGGGCGAAGTCATTCAGCATCCCGATGGGCCTGAGTTTGAAGTCATGGACGCCGATCCGCGCCGGATCAAGCGATTGCGGGTGCGGCTGCCGGATTGTCGGGATGATCACTAG
- the lnt gene encoding apolipoprotein N-acyltransferase, with protein sequence MITRVWSATSLRSAFLPIATAVAAGGLLAFALAPFHALWLVPLCLGMVGYQLLQASSPRQGALFGWLLGTAFFSVGMIWIYEPFQIDADRYAWMAPFAVMGLAGGLALFWALAFGVAVRFGQGAARLLLLIAVLSLAEFARAYVLTGLPWAAFGQFWIDTPAAQLLPWIGPHGLGLLTLVATVPLGLIRHRPVAALLPLIAVGAGVVLLPKPPVAALTEHTLRLVQPNAPQDQKWHPDLRWSFVERQLEYSRAPATDGSTVDLILWPETAIPLMLNYAEDVLDEVVSAAGETPVMLGIQRRTDGQYHNSAIVLEGSNVPAQIYDKAHLVPFGEYIPAGNLMARFGVHGFASQAGAGYAAGPGPRLLDLPVGKALPLICYEAVFPQDVNAAPGRADLLIQITNDAWFGTYSGPYQHLVQARMRAIEQGLPMARVANTGISTMIDPYGRILEALPLGVAGYLDAALPAPLPRTLYAKTGDLPVFLFCIVLGGLALRRSTTVARGS encoded by the coding sequence ATGATCACTAGGGTCTGGTCGGCGACCAGCCTTCGGTCCGCGTTCCTACCTATTGCTACCGCTGTCGCAGCGGGAGGGTTGCTGGCGTTTGCGCTGGCGCCGTTTCACGCGCTTTGGTTGGTGCCGCTATGTCTTGGCATGGTCGGATATCAGCTGCTTCAGGCTTCTTCGCCCCGCCAGGGCGCGCTGTTTGGCTGGTTGCTGGGAACGGCCTTTTTTTCCGTCGGTATGATCTGGATCTACGAGCCATTTCAGATTGATGCAGACCGTTATGCCTGGATGGCGCCTTTTGCAGTTATGGGCCTTGCGGGCGGGTTGGCGCTGTTTTGGGCACTGGCATTTGGTGTTGCGGTGCGGTTTGGGCAAGGGGCTGCTAGGCTGTTGTTGCTCATCGCTGTGCTGTCGCTGGCGGAGTTCGCGCGGGCCTATGTCCTGACCGGCCTGCCCTGGGCCGCTTTCGGGCAGTTCTGGATCGATACCCCGGCTGCGCAGTTGCTGCCTTGGATCGGACCACATGGCTTGGGTCTCCTGACCTTGGTTGCCACCGTGCCACTTGGTTTGATCCGCCACCGCCCGGTTGCTGCGCTGTTGCCACTCATTGCAGTGGGCGCCGGCGTGGTGCTTCTGCCCAAACCACCTGTCGCCGCACTGACCGAGCACACGCTGCGCCTGGTGCAGCCCAATGCGCCTCAGGACCAGAAATGGCATCCGGACCTGCGCTGGTCGTTTGTGGAACGGCAGTTGGAGTACTCGCGTGCGCCGGCAACTGATGGATCGACGGTGGATCTCATCCTCTGGCCGGAAACGGCGATTCCCCTGATGTTGAACTATGCCGAAGATGTCTTGGATGAGGTTGTGTCTGCCGCTGGGGAGACGCCGGTGATGTTGGGCATCCAGCGCAGAACAGACGGGCAATATCACAACTCGGCGATTGTACTGGAGGGCAGTAACGTTCCTGCCCAGATCTATGATAAGGCGCATCTTGTCCCCTTTGGGGAGTATATACCGGCGGGCAATCTGATGGCGCGCTTTGGCGTGCATGGTTTTGCGTCGCAGGCCGGGGCGGGTTATGCGGCGGGGCCGGGGCCTCGGCTTTTGGATCTACCTGTGGGAAAGGCACTGCCGTTGATCTGCTATGAGGCAGTGTTTCCGCAGGATGTGAATGCCGCACCGGGGCGTGCTGACCTGCTGATCCAGATCACCAATGATGCGTGGTTCGGGACCTATTCCGGCCCCTATCAGCATCTGGTTCAGGCGCGGATGCGCGCGATTGAGCAGGGCTTGCCCATGGCGCGCGTCGCAAATACCGGGATCTCGACCATGATTGATCCATATGGCCGGATTTTGGAGGCCCTTCCCCTAGGCGTTGCGGGCTATCTCGATGCGGCGCTGCCTGCACCGCTGCCGCGAACCCTTTATGCGAAGACCGGAGATTTGCCGGTGTTTCTTTTCTGCATCGTCCTTGGCGGGCTGGCGCTGCGACGCAGCACCACAGTTGCACGCGGGTCATAG
- the ybeY gene encoding rRNA maturation RNase YbeY produces the protein MTLDISIDDSRWQEAGLRPNAEQAVAAVLAHFDLDADDCELSLLACDDARITELNTEFRQKAKPTNVLSWPAVDLSPEEAGGEPLPPEADFTGEIPLGDIAIAYETCAREAEAAHKPLVDHLRHLIVHGVLHLLGYDHIRDPDATLMERLEVQILGKMGVDDPYTLDDSPNQGRIG, from the coding sequence ATGACTCTCGACATCTCCATTGATGATAGCCGCTGGCAAGAGGCGGGTTTGCGCCCGAATGCCGAGCAAGCGGTTGCAGCGGTGCTGGCGCATTTCGATCTGGATGCCGACGATTGCGAGCTGTCTCTGCTGGCCTGCGATGACGCACGGATCACGGAGCTGAATACTGAGTTTCGCCAGAAGGCGAAGCCTACAAATGTGCTCAGCTGGCCCGCGGTGGATCTTTCGCCAGAGGAGGCGGGTGGCGAGCCGCTGCCGCCCGAAGCGGATTTCACCGGCGAAATCCCGCTTGGCGATATTGCGATTGCCTATGAAACCTGTGCCCGCGAGGCGGAGGCTGCGCACAAGCCGCTGGTTGATCACCTGCGCCATTTGATCGTTCACGGAGTGTTGCATCTTTTGGGTTATGATCACATCCGTGACCCTGACGCCACTTTGATGGAACGTCTTGAGGTGCAGATACTTGGCAAAATGGGTGTCGATGACCCATATACTTTGGATGACAGCCCCAATCAGGGGCGTATCGGATAG
- a CDS encoding OmpA family protein: MTKQLGGVLSAAAATICLSAGALMAQDAGVGAVIGQSYVPTIWVDPDGCEHWVMDDGAEGFMTPHVTRDGKPVCRRGDICGVMPSDQFFATNRHHISAAGQQRLREFFQSANARSFIITGHTDSRASDEYNMRLSQRRANAVAKVGQSVGARILEARGYGERDPRVPNDSAANMAQNRRVEIICLR; encoded by the coding sequence CTGACGAAACAGCTGGGCGGGGTTCTTTCTGCGGCTGCCGCGACCATTTGCCTGAGCGCTGGTGCGTTGATGGCGCAGGATGCAGGCGTCGGCGCTGTGATCGGCCAGAGCTATGTACCGACTATCTGGGTGGATCCCGATGGGTGTGAACATTGGGTAATGGATGACGGCGCCGAAGGCTTCATGACACCGCATGTCACCCGTGATGGCAAACCTGTTTGCCGTCGCGGCGATATCTGCGGCGTGATGCCCAGCGATCAGTTCTTTGCGACCAACAGGCACCACATCAGCGCAGCGGGGCAGCAGCGCCTGCGCGAGTTTTTCCAATCCGCGAATGCGCGTTCGTTCATTATTACCGGCCATACCGACAGCCGTGCATCGGATGAATACAATATGCGCCTATCGCAACGCCGAGCAAATGCGGTCGCCAAGGTCGGCCAATCGGTTGGCGCGCGTATCCTTGAGGCACGCGGATACGGCGAACGCGATCCGCGTGTCCCCAATGATTCTGCCGCCAATATGGCGCAGAACCGCCGCGTTGAAATCATCTGCCTGCGCTGA